The genomic stretch CCCGACATGAGGCTAGCAAGACAGGAGCTCAAAGACAAACTCAAAGCTCCCCGTTGTAGTTGCAGTAATCAGCTGAAACACAACCTTGGAGAGTGCTATCCACCAAAATTTGATATCAGCAAATGTACAATTGTTAAAATTGAGTATATAATAAATCCCATTTCACCATTTAAAATGGTTATTTgttgaaaaagaaagaaagaaaaaaactaagTTCCTATATCAATTATGTTATTAGCCAAAGCACAACAAGGGCAAAGGTATTCAACAACAACCTAGCATACATTTTTACCGAAATTACACAGTGAAAGCAGCAGATCCACATGGTGGCAGACTTACCCATCTGACACTGGTACATGTTCCTGGGACTCTGGTTGTGGTCAGAAAAGGGGATGAAGTTGGCAACCACACTCAGCATACTGTGGGGGAACAGTTCCTGATGCGTAGTCACTCCCAGCTCAATCTCACTCTCAAATATAGCCACGTTGATGAAGAGCTGAGGGGAGAGTCATTAGCTTTGACATTACTACCCAGACCGGTCTCTAAATTCCAGGTCAACATCTTTGCAGTGGACCAAAACCATGCCTTTCCAATACGAACTCCAAGATGGCCTACGCTTTATTTTATACAGTCTGCAGGAAGAATAACTGCATAGTTAATTAGCAGAAGATGCAAAGATGATAGGGTAACCTTTTGAGAAATGTTACCAGGCAATTGCCAACCAGGTGAGACAAAAGGACAACTCATCTGGATTCTGGATGATTACAAAATGTTGCCCACTGCCAATTCGTTTTTCAAACTGAAATTAGTTGCCCACTATCAATGGGAAAATGCCCAAGCAACACTGGTCAGCAACTGTGTTCAAACACCTGCCCTGTATACCATCAACTTTACAAGAAATTTTATAGATAAaattcacacacaaaacactTTTGTCTAGTTAACAACTGTGTCAATAAGCAACTACATTACTACTATCATACCTGCTCAAAGGTGCCAATGAGCTCTTGCTTGCCCAGGGCCAAGTTATGGACGGGTCGTACCATCCGGCTGGGGCTGGTGAAAAGCAGCAAACTGGGGTAAATGCTGGCTTTGCCTGTGTGCGGCACCAGAACGATCTCCATCCAAGGAGGGACCTTCCTTTGCTTCAGCAcctgcggggggaggggggggggaatcgaGAGCTAAGTTTCTAAATGACACTTCAGATGAGACATTCTTCTGCCAGGACAAGGGACCTTGGCTCACCTTGAAACTCCGAAGAGTGTTGGCCAGGGAAGGTGCGAGGTCTTTCTCCACCCAGCCCACCATTGCCCCGTCGATAACCACCGGGTAGCAGTCTGAGTAAGGCTGGCTGGGGGTGCCATCTACAGGCGTCATACCTAAGCACAGCGTTGTGGAAACATCAGATCATACATGAGGCCACAGGGTACTAAACAATCCAGTTTCCAGTACTGTGTACCCAGCCTAGAGTCAATCTGGTAACAGGGAATATTATGACAGAACACTAGCTGACTGCAAggggcacacatacacatacaataGCTAATTAATAAATGCCAATTTGATTAACAGCATATATGAGGaatgtgggaggaaacctgacCAGCTTGGGGGGAACATGTAAATTTCACACACAGAGTGTGACTGGGATTCACCACTACCTCTGGAGTCATTTTCCTATTAAGTGACTTTCCAGGAATAGTGGGCTTGCAGTTCAGGGGGCGTGTTACAGAAACTTCCTTTCTTAAGTCGTAAGACAGGAAGAGTATCAAAGCAATTTGGTTCTGGAATACCAAACAGGAAAAATCCTGTCGTATCTTCATCTTATGTCAGGTTATAAGAAAATCCTAAATTCAGAGTTTAACATCAGTTATCAACTTTCTTGTCTGCTACATGGCAGCCAACGCTGCATTTCTCACGGAGCTATTCTGTAACCCACTGACATTAAGATTTTctcatatattaaaaaaaaggaacaaaaaCGATGACGGGCGCTAAACCTCAAGACAGACGAGTTTGAACCGAGAAATACAAAAAATTTACAGCAATGCTTGGGAGATAAAAGCCCAGTTGCACCAGATATGTGACAGTCGAGGTAGAAAGCTTGCTTGATTATAGCGAGTTCTTCTTTTCGAACCTGTAAGTAATGAGCAGCTAAATTACTAAATACTGTTGCTACCTCATTTAAATTGTGCAAGTTTAGCTAATACACTTTTTCCATCTTAATTTAAGATGAGAACATCTGTAATGCCTTTTTCCCAAATCAGGTCCTAACCGTAGTCACCATGGTTACCAAACAGTCCGTATAGGATCTGTAATACAGCCCAAAGTACTGGGCACAAACACGTTCATGTGTTGAGGCTGCTGAAAGCATTACAGCACCTGCTAAAATAGTCACTCCAGCCACAGTGGcgtggagcccccccccactcaccgaGGGAGCAGAGCAGAGCCGGCAGGCTCGCTGTCGGGTGGACGGTGTTCACGATCTCACAGTGGGCCGTCATGTGGTTCATGAGGCCACAGGGCTCCCCGTCCGGGGTGTGCACGGGGCACAGGAAGCCCCAGGACTCGGGCAGGAGCCGGCGGACTGACGTGGTCCGCATTTTGGCAAAGGCCGCACCCCTGTGCACGCAGCGGAAGTGGGACAGGTAGCGGACAAAGTTGAGCTTGTCGGCCACGACGGTCAGGCCGGAGCTCTGCATTAAGCCCAAACCTAGACAGTGCACAGAGACGCAGAGGAGGAGGTCAGCAAGGACAGGTGGAAACAACCAAATCAGACAGCCCCGAAACAGGGGCTTGCATGGCCAGTGGGTGGAGATGGCCGAAATTCGCCGAGATTAGaagtcatacagtaataataaaaaaaaaaaaacactaaggaGGAAACAATTCGGCTTCTTTAAACAGCAAATAgtacaaaacatttttaaaaacttcacaaggaaaaaaatactaaatatgAACAGCACCGGGAGACCTAATCTGTCCAAGGGTTCTCCAGCTGAGAGCAGAGTCATCAAAATTTCTGAGCCAAATAAATCATTCGGGGCTCAGTCAGATTCTTTCGCGGCTCGAGTTCGGAACACCCCGCTCTTGTGACGCGTCTGAATAACATCACAGCACAATTAAAACTATTGTTTTACGATGACAAAGTGAAAAAGCTTCTATCAAAAACATAAGCAGACTTCAGGCTTTCTGCAGAGCCAATTTACTGCGGCCGTTCTCACCGGACTTCGAGACGAGGTTCCCCGTAGCCATGAGGTACTCAAACGCTTTGGTGAGGTCCGTCGCCATGTTCAACATTTTGAGAAGGCTGTCTGAATTAATGGCGCTGGTGAGCCGGTGGCCCCTCTTGTCAAAGGTGAATTTCACAGAAACCAGCCATGCCTGCATTTTTTCCTGCAGGGAGACAGAACAACATAGTTCTTGCATAGAAAGGAACTGACATAAGAAGCATAAGGTACCAGTGAGTGACCTTGGGGAACAGACAGAACAAGGCAGAGTCACCTTGAAGAGTATCATTATGCAGGTGCTCCTCAACTTATGATGGAGTTACATTTTGATGATCCCGTAGTAAGTGGGAAATATTATATTTGATGATAGCAAATATGAGTACAAGTAAATTAATAACTACTGTCACTGAATAAGTAAATAATTGCTCTAACTATATAACAGCAATTGAAAAGTAAAAAGATGAATAGAAGTTTACTTGGTTAAACCGAAAATAATGTATTGTACAGAATTTTACACCATGAGATGTTCATGCTCGCAATCGCTACAGAGACTGGAAGTGTGGATGCTGTCATCGCCTGGTATCCATACAAAGTATATATCATATAGCAGATTGCGAGCCTGACCAGGTATCAAAATTCAAAGCTGACTACTGAAAGCGCATCGCTAAACCCGTCATAAAGATCAAATACTATATGTGGAACCGTCCTAAAGCAAGGAGCACCTGTACAGCGGAGCACAGCCAGAAGAGAAGGAAGAATCATGCAAATCCAGCAAGATGTCCCAAGTGGAAATGGACGTACCTTCAGAAACATCAGGAATAGCTCGCCGGGGGTTAGCACCTCCTGACACATCAAGCTGTCTGGGTTTTCCTCCATGCAGCCCTGCTTGGCGAAGGTGAAGAGCTTGCGTGTCATCAGGCACAGCAGGTAGAACTTCTCCATGTCCGACTTCAGGTGGATACAGAGGCATTGGCtgtggggagagagagagagggtctGCCTGAAGCAACAAGTACAGGATGTGGTCTTTAGCCTTGCCACAAGTTAACAGCGGAGACCAAGGTAACCATCATATCCACTTCTAAAGTTTTACTGTAAAGGTGAACTATAGACTGCAGGCCATGAAATTaaaaaccgaaaaatcaatgagCTACAGGTAAGAGTCACGTTACAAAGCAATACTTGGATTTAGCTTGACTGTAATCAGATATTATTTGCTACACTAAACCAGAACAGAGCCAAACCACTCCATCTTCCTCAATATAAAGTAGCAAAACAGTAAATGTAGCTTTTAAACTGATGAGTGACAGATACCAAAGAATACCATCCAGAGTACGtgataaaatttttttttttgaaaattctTCCTTAGGTGAGacctttctttttttgttttttaaccaCCAGCAACCCTCACCATCTGATGGGTAAATTTTACCAGCAAGGAAAAATGAGGCTGCTAGGCCTAAATcagctgagaaacactgcactagAGAATATCTGTAAACCAAACAAATACTGGGACTTTAATGCTTAATACAGCTTTTGCAAAATTTGACAACCCACATTAAAACAAATGGCAAAAACGTCCGCTCACAAGACTGACGACTCACTCGAGCAGGAGGCTGCCACACTGCTCGTCAGTGTACCACTCAGGCAGGTTCAGCTTGACACGGAAGCGCTCTCCCAGGTAGCCGAGAACCTTCTGCCGGCTGGTGCAGCCCTCTTCCATGACAAGGCGCAGCATGTCTGAAACGCAGCTCCTGTAGAAGGTATTCTCCTCACGCCCCTTGATTAGCTCCTTATAGATCTGGAAGTCTGTGAAGTCAACGAGGGCCTGTTTGAAAGGAGAACGCAGGATTACTGGAGACTCGTGTGACATTCACCAGGCAGTGCTCCGCTTTTACAGAGTCATTTCCAGATAAGACCATTTAACATAAGCAACTCTCAAAGTAGAGAGAAGATTCCACTTCAGGTCACATAGAAAACACCTCTCTATGATCTAATGAGCTGCTTTGCTGGATTATTGTCATCCTTGTACATGCTCCAGTTAGTCACCTTTAAAGCAAATCCCAGTGGGATAAAGAAGAGCTCCTTCTGGTGGATGAAGTTGACCATTACTGCCCCGTTGTCCAAGTAATGGAGGTTCATGTTGATGGCTGTGTGTTCATCCCTCACACAGCGTATTGAAATGCCTGGTGACAGAGGGTGACTATCTTCACTAATCAAACTTGATACAGACTAGTGGAGGGCTCCTCAATGCTGGACCTTCATTCCAAATCCAGGTCGTATTTTCAGTTTTACCCAGTAGGTAggttaataatgaatgattctgactggccacagaggcttcacactgGGTTATGCAAACAGCAGTTATGTCGTATCTAATAAAGTTAAGCtgacatttacaaaaaaaacgtACCCAATTCACACAATCTGGAAAGCacaatgtatttaaaataaaaaaatacgtaAATTACCATATTCAGTGTAACCCTGGCCTCTGCTTTTCCATTTTGGCCGAGCCATTGCGATGGGATAATTTCTTCTGGGCATGACGAGCAGCCGGATAACTTTCTCAATTCCATTCACAATGAAATAGCCTCCCATTTCCTGGGGGGTGGTGTGTATGTTAAGGGGTGGTGGGACAAAAGCAACTATGCTAACACCACAAGGGAAAAGACCCAAACCTTTAAGTCATTTATAATACGAAAAACACATATTCAAAGAACAGCCTGCTATTTATATCATTCACAATTATTATTCACAATTTTCAAAATTATGCTACAATTACAGCTTGGCTGCCAGGCTGATTAAATTGATGCCTGCATGTCCAAGGAGATGACCAGCACCATACCTCTGCCTCCTCGTGGTGCTCAATGAGCTCTTTGGGGGAGAGTCCGTGAAGATTGCACAGTTTAGACTTCACCATGATGGGCACCTGGCCCATAGATTGCTTGATGATGCCTTTGGGGATGCCATTAACCGACCAGCTCACATCAGCCTGAGTGCAGACCCAATACCACACATAAGGAAGACTTTAATAACAAGTATGCAATATCTAGTGTAATCCCTAATTTAGGAAATAGCTGCTAAACCATTTCGCTTTAACAACATCAAATTTCCAAGGTGCCTACCACAAGTTTCCCTCTGTAGGTGCAGCGCCTGCCCCTACACTCTGCAGGAAATATGCTCAGGTCCTGACTAATAGTTCCTTTGGCAACGACTGGCTTGTGGATGACTGCTTCAACGAACGCCAGACTGATCCGCTCGTTTCTGACCATGAACTCCAATGGAGGGATTGCCTGGAATGATAGACAATTACGATAGTTTTTCCTCCACATAAAACAAGGCAATCAGCAAAATGGAATTACACTTACACATGAGTTATACTGTACACGCTCCAACTGGATAAAGTGCTAATTTTAGAACTAGTGTATACAAAACCGAAAAAGAATGTGTTCAAAAAGACTACAGGCAAAATACGTGCATACTAGTGCGAAGAGTTATAGATGTTTGCGTTGTTTTAAGTTGTACATGACTGATGACAATTTAGTTGGAAAATTGCCTACCTGTACTGCCCTGCAAAGTCCATCGGTGACCGCGTTATCAAACGATTCAACGTGAGCTTTAACAAGGTCCTGAACAGCGGCATGTTGTTTGCTTTTGGGAATGCCGAAGCCGACTTCGGCCAGATGCTTTAGAGTCGGTCCAGAGGGTAAATTACTCCACTTCAGCGTGGAATCCATGCTTGTTTAGAAACCACATGCATGCAATCACCGACCGGAAGAAGATATGGGGTGACCTAGGAAGTAAACCCGGTGCAAGGAATGCTGGGAATCGGAGTTGTGTGACGAGCCGATTAACGGTTCCTTAGGTTAAATACCTCAAACCTAGATACAATTTCATGCTATTTCATTCCCATAGGCGACTCAAGGCTTTTCTTCCATGGGGTGCAAGATGAAAGAGCCCAACCAATCATTCCTCCAGAGAGAtacatttgtttaaaaaaaaaaaagtaaatacacTTAAAATTATTTCACACATATGACTAACTTATACCAAAATTTTGAAATATAACATGATTTCATTCTATTGAATTTACAGTGTGTGTTCAAATAGCATTTCAtctgaccagcagggggtgcaatTGCACCCCGGTAAAATCGCCAAATGTCCGTTTCTTTATTTCTTGAAAAAACAATGCATGTCTGAATGCATGTCTCTTTCCAACCAACTGTATCCCACTTAAGTTGGATCCCGTTTCTAACCGCTATCTAGGCCTGCAACATTATCAGTTTACCCCCTTTAATTGCTTTCCCagacacagaacaaaaaaataatactttataataaaTTCCACTTTGTAGATTTTAGGATTTTTGTCCTCTCGCACAACTAACTTTCACCACTTGTAGTTAAACCCGGTTAAAGCATAACACTTATCAAGTGACTAAAGAATAACCAATCCTATAAGTTTATACTATTACACTGACCACACTTACTGATATTGTATTTATTGAAATATGAGCATTTACCTTTAAATTGCTGCTTGTACATCATGTACAAGGATtaaatcatttttttaaatgaataatttTCAGCCAACCATTGAAATCAGTGGTGACCAAAAACTCGCATAAAAATAGATGAGATTAAATAATGACATAAATCATGTGACAGTTTATTTTTCAATATAATTTCCTCAGTACAGACACAGTCAGTTTTACATGCAAGAATAACCCAAACGAGAATAACTGAGAGCCAATGTTCAGGTGACAAACACACCACATGTTGGACAGGGAACAAGGAATAGTGTTAGGAAAAACCAACTTCCAGAATTAATTGCAAAGGCATTTACTCCTTTTTTGCCACATTCCTTGGTAAATAGCTACAGGGGAAAGTTCTTTCAGACAGCCATGTAGATCCATGTTTGTGCGGTGGGCAATGTCAAAGAGAGGCagctgaaaaacaaaaagattcGTCTTCTGTTCTGCTAATTACTTCTGTAACTACTGAACAGTGCTATACGTGACACTTGTGAAATACATCTGTTCTACAAACCCCCCCATGTTCTGTTGCAGCAGGTTCTACACCGACAGATCCATCATTATATATGATGCTACACAGACCAGATACAGAGTAGCCTTTGGTCAGGAACAGGATTGCTTTTAGAAATGCACTAAAACGTTGAGGTAGGGGTTTGGGTTAAACAGTTACAGAAGGCAAAATACCGAAACAGCAGTGAAACAAGTTGGCAAGGTAAATGATACAAAACAGTAATAAGACCACcttattttaagtaaaacatcAGGTTGACAGttacaaaaatacaaaaaggaTAACCATAAATGCTTGACTTAAAATGCCATGCCAtgacttttaaaaatgtgtgtttATAATATTAATCTCCAAACTCACAAGAGGTTGTACATTCTTTTAAGGCACCTCTTCATGGGATAACAATTTCCCCTCAATAAACAGGAGAACATAGTCATTTGGAGGAGACCagtataaataaatatgcatcCAATAAAGTGTatgtacaaaaaaaatgaataaacatcCCTTCCGGCTGGTTTCTATCCACTGCTATACATTCAGATCACACTCTCCCCACACCGTTCATGCATTTGACGTTAGGAATCGCTTTTTAAACTTGCAAAAGAGTCAACTTTTTCCTCAACACATTCGTCTTTTACGTAACTGCAATCACCCTAGGCACAAATTATCCCTTCATTTTGAGCACTAAAGAAACACGGAAACGTGTTCTTTGCAACATTGACAATTTACATTtgacaataagtaaaaaaaaaagcaaacattcctCAACATAAGCCTTCATATTAAAATGCATataaggtttaaaaaaaaaaaaaaaaaaaagtgtcatatgacaaaaaaaaagaccaaTTATTACTTCAGATTTCTCAAGACCCGATGCCATTTCCCATTTACTACAAGCGGAGTTGAATGGAATTGTGTCAGATCAACGTCATATCTATTGTTATTTATCAGTTTGTTTACTATTAGGTTAAGAAAACGATAAGATAATGCAGAAATAGACATCTGAATCTTACAGTGACAGACGAGAGTTAACTCAGGCTGTTGATTTTTTGCTAAGGTGGGTCAAAAAgaacatttttatttgttttaatgaGATTACCAAAATTCATTTAGGACTACAAGGAACACTTTTGTTGTGGAGAGTTTTCACATCATTAGAAAGTTAATGTTTTGGCAATTaaacttaaaaatattaatatggGAATGAGATTAAAAGGATAACATCATGCCACTGCTCGGTGAAGGATAGCAAAGTTTCTGTTGTTAAATAACCCCATAAAGATGATGACTAATGTAAGATTTTTTCATGCTTTGCAGCAATCATGCAGTGCATGTGATAAATGTAAGATTCTTCCAAAAGATACTCAGATGTCATGCTGAAGTTTCTCATTCTGAGGGCTTTTTGTATGGATGATACAGGCTGAACTCATAAGACCCTTTGTTGAGAAGTGTTCATCCTCTTAGAGTCTTCATAGCACATTGTCTGCACAAGCAAAGCATTCTGGGTAGTGAATGATGTGAACCATCAACATTAGGTAGAAACAGCATGGAACCATGGATCTCACAACTGAAACTTTCTGCCATTTTAAACctgacaatgttttctgatcaATGCGTTCATGACAAAAACTTGCGTGTTtttctttgcaaaaaaaaaaaaaactcagttttataatcTCCTGACTTATGATCTTATTCTGATGACCTGCGTAACTACTATCCTGTTTAATGTACGTCACAACAAGGTATCTATGGTGTAAGGATGAAGCTAAATCTGCAAGAAATGCCTCTTCGAtaagcaagatttttttttctgaaaattgATAAGAACATAGGTCTCAGACAGCTATTTAGGAAGAAATCTCATTCATGAACCGAGTTTGTGGGTTTGTTCCATTCCAACAAAAAATATAGCAGATGCTGAAGatgtcatgcaatttggattttttttttttttttaattcctagTTCTGGATGTGAATGCATCGTTTTGAAACATGTTGAACTGATTTAGATACGGACATGAGGAATATACTGTCCGAAAACTTATGGGATCTATCCGCAAACCCATGAAGACTCTACAGTATGCAGACCGTAACTAACTTAAAAATaacatatataaaatactaCAAACTGTCATAACAGCAAAGGAAATGGTGTGATGATGGCTTTGTCCTGGCTGAACCAGCTCAACCAAGTCAACGACTATTCAAACTATTCGGATAAAGGACAGTTAACTTTAAGGATGAAGAGGATACTATGATATTTCTCAGAAGTCAGGACTTCTGAATCAATAGTGTAGTGCAGATATGAGACATAAAAGCTCATCAGTTCTGAAACACGTTGATGCTGAATATAGTGACAAACTTTAGGGAAATCAACAGTGGTCGTCTTCATGGCTGGGCAAGGACATGTAAGGCACTAAAGTCATAGTAACTGAATGATATGGATATGCATCCTCTTCATTTACCAAACTCTGCACTTCCTGTACTGTCCTTGGCAGTACTAACGGCAGCAAGCTGCCATCCTCCGGTGAAAAATGGCTCCAGAGTGCTTCTCAACACTCTGCTCTGAATTGTTTAACTCTCCAAACGACTGGTGGCCAGTCAAGCTCTAAGACGACCAAAGGGCCGATGGATTTTCAGATTTGTCAACAGAAGTCATTACTTCGACAGAAACTTACATCAGATGGACTCTGCGGGTATATAAGCCACTAACTGTTAAATAGCCCAGTAATAAAACATCTGTATCTGCAAAAGCAGACGAGGCTCCTTGCTTTCTAGATATGCGCCAGAATTACTCCACCGAGTGCAAAGAGGCCACAAAACCCACAGGCCAAGGCTGTTTGCTCACAGCCCCCGTACACTCATTAGGCTAAAGATGGATTCCCTCAGTACACccaaaacaacaaacatttGGGGACATACAGAAAGGTTCAAGATAAGTACTTGGCTTGCCACAGAGGTGCAGAATTTACGAGCACACTTTTCAGTTTATGGGCCGGTAAGTTAACTGCTCCCATTGCCTGCACAAAACAACGTGATAAGGGGACTGATCTGGCCAGCATCTGTAAAAActgatggtggtggggggggggggggggggggggttaaaggaAACAAAAGTTCCAAAACACAAGGGAGTTGCCATGCTTACAGTTTGATGAATGGGCCGTGGTGACTGGGTGGTCTGGATTTTGGGGAGGAGCATGATGAGGATGAGGAAGATAAGGAAGAGGAGGTGGAAGAGGAGGCTGAGGAATCGCTACTGTTCAAGGTGAAGACACTAGAAATGGCCATGTCCACGATGCCATGACACAGTTCCGAATACAGTTTCCTGGAAGATAAGAGAAACCATTTACACAATCACCTAATTTATAGTCAACAAAGATCTGCATGTACAGAAAAATGTACCACATGGCCTGATGGAGAGGTATGTTCACCggtcattcataaagtattaatgAGAACAACAACTTACTGTGCACAGGCAGGAGCTCCATTAATTTCAATAAGCCAGACCTTCAGATTTTCATCTACCATGAAGTCAAACCCAAAGAGCTGGAAACTCTGGTAAGAGAGATGCTTGGTGCTGATAGCTGGCTCAATGGAAACTAGGCAGCTTCTGTATGAATAATACATTGTTTAATTAGGAAAATGTCCGTTTCCAACATAAAAATAGACATCAGTTTCCATCTATGTCAGAATTGTGAGACAAATGCTTAATTTTGCTTACATTTCCATCAAAAATAATTTACCCATTAACTCCCTCTTGTCCTGCAAGTCTTATATTTCATTTCCTTCCCATTCAGTAAAGCTATTTGTGCGAAATCTGAACTTTTACCAGTATGAAACCGATAATGCATCACTTCCCGCTCACTCCAAATCATATTCAAGACACAGTTAACAAAATCAAATTGTACATAAAATGGATGACAAGGAAGTTCTCTTAGATGCAGCCAAACCCAAGAATCAGCCACTCTATGGGGGTCATCTGAATAATGTAAGCACAGAGTGGTTGCAACTTGCCACttcaaacatgcacacacttTCTTTGCataaattctgtttttttctcattttcctTTAAGGATTCCTTGAtgtctgtttttctgaattcccaatatttatggaaacTCTGCCCGCACCACTCAAGCACCAAACAAATGAAATGAGGTACCTTATGATCTGTTTGATCTGAGGTAAGATGGTCGTCTCCAGGGAGACATTGTGTGTGTTCAGCAGATACTGACGAAACTCATCAAAGAACATTTCATTCCCCTCCTCGTATCGGCCGTAATTCTGGGAGTGTTCCTTCTGGATGCAGTGGTTCGTCAGGTGACTCGTCTTGTCCTCAAAGTCCGAGCTGTTGTAAGGCTCTGAAGAAGTACGTAGTACACCCTCCCTGTACAGGTAGATGTTGTACTGGTGATCCACTAAAACCCAGCTCCTGCAAAGAACAACACAGCTGATTAAGAGGAGTTATTCCCTTCACTCTCTAAGATTTCTGTGGAGACAAAATAAATACCACATTTCTGGGAGCTCAAAACTAGGCTTGTGCTCTCACTGGAGGTTAGGTGCACATGCGTACATTTCTCTGTAGACTCCAAAGTTTCTATCAGTTGTCCTCCACCTCCATCGATTCCTCAGTCTTTCCTATTTCTGAGCATCCATTCCCACACGGTTACTCAGATGGCTGCAATGGTCTTCAATAACGCAGATCCAAAACATTACTGGTTTAGAGCTCAGTTTTCTACGTTACACATCCGGTCGCAACCAGAAAAGAGAGGCCTAAAGACCCAGTGGAAGGAGCTTAGACACAAGTCTTACAAGGAATCTGTTGTCTAGGGGCAGTGGTGGCccaatggttagggaagcacacttgcgctcgaaaggt from Brienomyrus brachyistius isolate T26 chromosome 3, BBRACH_0.4, whole genome shotgun sequence encodes the following:
- the ttl gene encoding tubulin--tyrosine ligase isoform X1, whose protein sequence is MSMPLYTFVTRDENSSVYAEVSKILISTGQWKRLKKDNPRFNLMLGERNRLPFGRLGHEPGLVQLVNYYRGADKLCRKASLVKLIKTSPELSDNCNWFPESYIIYPTNLNTPVAPAKNGMSHLKNNPKTDEREVFLASYHLKKMNGEGTVWIAKSSAGAKGAGILISSDASQLLEFIDNQGQVHVIQKYLENPLLLQPGNRKFDIRSWVLVDHQYNIYLYREGVLRTSSEPYNSSDFEDKTSHLTNHCIQKEHSQNYGRYEEGNEMFFDEFRQYLLNTHNVSLETTILPQIKQIIRSCLVSIEPAISTKHLSYQSFQLFGFDFMVDENLKVWLIEINGAPACAQKLYSELCHGIVDMAISSVFTLNSSDSSASSSTSSSLSSSSSSCSSPKSRPPSHHGPFIKLCLSLTLPTAQTWIYMAV
- the polr1b gene encoding DNA-directed RNA polymerase I subunit RPA2, yielding MDSTLKWSNLPSGPTLKHLAEVGFGIPKSKQHAAVQDLVKAHVESFDNAVTDGLCRAVQAIPPLEFMVRNERISLAFVEAVIHKPVVAKGTISQDLSIFPAECRGRRCTYRGKLVADVSWSVNGIPKGIIKQSMGQVPIMVKSKLCNLHGLSPKELIEHHEEAEEMGGYFIVNGIEKVIRLLVMPRRNYPIAMARPKWKSRGQGYTEYGISIRCVRDEHTAINMNLHYLDNGAVMVNFIHQKELFFIPLGFALKALVDFTDFQIYKELIKGREENTFYRSCVSDMLRLVMEEGCTSRQKVLGYLGERFRVKLNLPEWYTDEQCGSLLLDQCLCIHLKSDMEKFYLLCLMTRKLFTFAKQGCMEENPDSLMCQEVLTPGELFLMFLKEKMQAWLVSVKFTFDKRGHRLTSAINSDSLLKMLNMATDLTKAFEYLMATGNLVSKSGLGLMQSSGLTVVADKLNFVRYLSHFRCVHRGAAFAKMRTTSVRRLLPESWGFLCPVHTPDGEPCGLMNHMTAHCEIVNTVHPTASLPALLCSLGMTPVDGTPSQPYSDCYPVVIDGAMVGWVEKDLAPSLANTLRSFKVLKQRKVPPWMEIVLVPHTGKASIYPSLLLFTSPSRMVRPVHNLALGKQELIGTFEQLFINVAIFESEIELGVTTHQELFPHSMLSVVANFIPFSDHNQSPRNMYQCQMGKQTMGFPLHSYLDRTDNKLYRLQTPQSPIVRPYMYDHYNMDNYPIGTNAIVAVISYTGYDMEDAMIVNKASWERGFAHGCVYKTELLDLKTKMKDVDGLVFGVKHGDPKVMDKLDPDGLPPVGSVLQYGDPYYSYINLNTGQSFITYYKSKESCVVDNIKVCSNDTGTGRFSRVCMTMRVPRNPTIGDKFASRHGQKGILSRLWPAEDMPFTESGMTPDILFNPHGFPSRMTIGMLIESMAGKSGALHGLCHDATPFTFSEECPALEHFGAMLQAAGYNYYGTERLYSGLSGLELEADIFIGVVYYQRLRHMVSDKFQVRTTGTRDKVTNQPLGGRNVQGGIRFGEMERDALLAHGSSFLLHDRLFNCSDRSVAQVCLDCGSLLSPLLEKPPPSWSATRHRKTICTLCGKGSAIDSVALPYVFRYFVAELAAMNIKVKLNVE
- the ttl gene encoding tubulin--tyrosine ligase isoform X2, giving the protein MSMPLYTFVTRDENSSVYAEVSKILISTGQWKRLKKDNPRFNLMLGERNRLPFGRLGHEPGLVQLVNYYRGADKLCRKASLVKLIKTSPELSDNCNWFPESYIIYPTNLNTPVAPAKNGMSHLKNNPKTDEREVFLASYHLKKMNGEGTVWIAKSSAGAKGAGILISSDASQLLEFIDNQGQVHVIQKYLENPLLLQPGNRKFDIRSWVLVDHQYNIYLYREGVLRTSSEPYNSSDFEDKTSHLTNHCIQKEHSQNYGRYEEGNEMFFDEFRQYLLNTHNVSLETTILPQIKQIIRSCLVSIEPAISTKHLSYQSFQLFGFDFMVDENLKVWLIEINGAPACAQKLYSELCHGIVDMAISSVFTLNSSDSSASSSTSSSLSSSSSSCSSPKSRPPSHHGPFIKLQCAMKTLRG